In Arthrobacter alpinus, a single window of DNA contains:
- the proB gene encoding glutamate 5-kinase: MSAEAVGTPEAGEVSSLESRRGIATAARIVVKVGSSSLTSVAGGISEEALTKLVDVLAQRRLAGTEIILVSSGAISAGLLPLGLNRRPKDLATQQAAASVGQGLLMAHYNRAFQSHGVTASQVLLTAEDLTRRHQYVNAHRALERLLLLGVVPIVNENDTVATHEIRFGDNDRLAALVAHLVKADALVLLSDVDSLYDGPPSEGATRISHVDSSEDLEGIVIGSAGKAGVGTGGMATKVQAAMIAAETGIPALVTSTEQAASALAGEDVGTWFGINGNKRPVRMLWLAHLADIRGRLVLDDGAVRAVSERHKSLLPAGITAVSGDFDAGDAVEISDAQGNVFAHGLVNYRHSDLPQMLGRSTKALAKDLGREFERVVVHVDDLVLLNG, encoded by the coding sequence ATGAGCGCTGAAGCTGTGGGAACGCCGGAAGCCGGTGAAGTATCGTCACTTGAATCACGCAGGGGCATTGCCACGGCGGCGCGCATCGTGGTCAAGGTGGGATCGTCGTCGTTGACTTCAGTGGCAGGCGGAATCTCCGAAGAGGCTTTGACGAAACTGGTCGATGTCCTGGCGCAGCGACGCCTGGCCGGAACCGAGATCATTCTTGTCTCTTCGGGTGCAATTTCTGCCGGGCTGCTGCCTTTGGGCTTGAACCGCCGACCCAAGGACCTTGCCACCCAACAGGCTGCTGCCAGCGTTGGGCAAGGCCTGTTAATGGCACACTACAACCGTGCGTTCCAGTCCCACGGCGTCACAGCCTCGCAGGTGCTGCTGACCGCGGAAGACCTCACGCGACGGCACCAGTACGTTAACGCGCACAGGGCCCTGGAGCGGCTCCTGCTTCTGGGCGTGGTGCCCATTGTCAATGAAAATGACACGGTTGCCACGCACGAGATCCGCTTCGGTGACAATGACCGGCTTGCGGCACTCGTGGCCCACCTGGTCAAGGCGGATGCCTTGGTGTTGCTCTCAGACGTCGATTCGCTTTATGACGGCCCGCCCTCGGAAGGGGCAACGCGAATCAGCCACGTTGATTCATCCGAGGATTTGGAAGGCATTGTCATTGGCAGTGCAGGCAAGGCCGGTGTGGGTACCGGTGGCATGGCAACCAAGGTTCAGGCAGCCATGATTGCCGCCGAAACAGGGATCCCGGCTCTCGTCACCTCCACCGAACAAGCGGCCTCCGCTCTTGCGGGGGAGGACGTTGGAACCTGGTTTGGCATCAACGGCAACAAGCGCCCCGTCCGCATGCTGTGGCTAGCTCACCTGGCCGACATCCGAGGCCGTCTGGTCTTGGATGACGGTGCCGTTCGGGCCGTCAGTGAACGGCACAAGTCCCTGCTTCCTGCCGGCATTACGGCTGTTTCCGGTGATTTTGACGCCGGTGACGCTGTGGAGATCAGCGACGCACAGGGCAATGTCTTTGCGCACGGCTTGGTGAACTACCGCCACTCTGACCTGCCGCAGATGCTGGGACGTTCCACCAAGGCGTTGGCGAAGGACCTGGGCCGGGAATTTGAGCGTGTGGTTGTCCATGTTGATGACCTGGTGCTTCTTAACGGTTAG
- a CDS encoding glutamate-5-semialdehyde dehydrogenase produces the protein MTEQIVEQDVAAEVRAITDRARRAARRMAGANRAWKDKGLRAMAKSLLENQDAVLAANAKDVAVGRDNGTSASMLDRLTLTKVRMQGLASALENLATLPDPVGNVVRGQTLPNGLRMRQINVPMGVVAAIYEARPNVTVDIAGLALKSGNAVILRGGTAAAHTNKALLGILRDALELVGLPADAVQSVDQYGREGANLIMKARGAVDVLIPRGGRDLIQSVVNNSAVPVIETGEGNVHIFIDSSAKEEMSVEILLNAKTQRPSVCNTVETLLVHKDAKVLPAVLRALAKAGVRLHVDERVQAVLPAGVTATAATDEDWATEYMDLDLAVKMVDSMDEAIKHIRTWSTGHTEAILTNDLSNAERFIAEIDSAAVIVNASTRFTDGGELGLGAEVGISTQKLHARGPMGLTELTTTKWIVQGEGQVRS, from the coding sequence ATGACCGAGCAGATTGTTGAACAAGATGTAGCCGCCGAGGTTCGCGCCATTACCGACCGCGCCCGCCGGGCCGCACGTCGAATGGCCGGCGCCAACCGCGCATGGAAGGACAAGGGCCTGCGCGCCATGGCCAAGTCCTTGCTGGAAAACCAGGACGCGGTTCTCGCCGCGAACGCCAAGGACGTGGCTGTCGGCCGCGACAATGGAACTTCCGCATCCATGCTTGATCGCTTGACGCTCACCAAGGTGCGCATGCAGGGCCTGGCGTCAGCGCTGGAAAACCTCGCAACCCTGCCCGATCCCGTGGGCAATGTTGTGCGCGGGCAGACCTTGCCCAACGGATTGCGCATGCGCCAAATCAACGTTCCCATGGGTGTGGTTGCGGCGATCTATGAGGCCCGCCCCAACGTCACGGTGGATATCGCCGGCTTGGCACTAAAGAGCGGCAACGCCGTAATCTTGCGTGGCGGCACGGCCGCGGCCCACACCAACAAGGCCCTGTTGGGAATCCTGCGCGACGCCCTCGAACTGGTGGGATTGCCTGCCGATGCCGTGCAATCCGTAGACCAATACGGTCGCGAGGGTGCCAACCTCATCATGAAGGCGCGCGGCGCGGTTGATGTCTTGATTCCCCGCGGCGGGCGCGACCTCATCCAATCCGTTGTCAACAACTCGGCGGTTCCTGTCATCGAGACCGGTGAAGGCAATGTGCACATCTTCATTGACAGCAGCGCCAAGGAAGAGATGAGCGTTGAGATCCTGCTGAACGCCAAAACCCAGCGCCCCAGTGTGTGCAACACAGTGGAAACGCTGTTGGTGCACAAGGATGCCAAGGTGCTCCCCGCCGTGTTGCGGGCATTGGCGAAGGCCGGCGTTCGCCTCCACGTTGATGAGCGTGTTCAGGCCGTGCTGCCCGCTGGCGTCACAGCCACAGCGGCGACGGATGAGGACTGGGCCACTGAATACATGGACCTGGACCTTGCCGTGAAAATGGTGGACTCCATGGATGAAGCCATCAAGCACATCCGCACTTGGAGCACAGGTCACACAGAAGCCATCCTGACGAACGATCTCAGCAATGCAGAACGGTTTATTGCAGAGATTGATTCGGCGGCCGTAATTGTGAATGCGAGCACACGTTTCACTGACGGTGGCGAGCTGGGCTTGGGCGCTGAAGTTGGCATTTCGACCCAAAAACTCCATGCCCGTGGGCCAATGGGCCTGACGGAACTGACCACCACCAAGTGGATTGTGCAAGGCGAAGGCCAAGTCCGGAGCTAA
- the nadD gene encoding nicotinate-nucleotide adenylyltransferase, with translation MATIRCPPITEAALRVPSPVGTRNRLRVGVMGGTFDPIHHGHLVAASEVASVFKLDEVIFVPTGEPWQKAKSRVSAAEHRYLMTVIATAANPRFTVSRVDIDRPGPTFTIDTLRDLHNARPDADLFFITGADAMSQIMSWKDSDELWDLAHFVGVTRPGHVLDDRGRTDVSLLEVPAMAISSTDCRKRVAEQNPVWYLVPDGVVQYIAKYGLYVQPGTDASAGIVPVTKENRMSK, from the coding sequence ATGGCGACGATTCGGTGTCCTCCAATCACTGAGGCTGCACTCCGGGTGCCTTCACCTGTTGGTACCCGGAACCGTCTCCGCGTCGGAGTCATGGGTGGAACGTTCGATCCAATCCACCATGGTCACCTTGTTGCAGCCAGTGAGGTTGCGAGTGTTTTCAAACTCGATGAAGTCATTTTTGTGCCCACTGGCGAACCTTGGCAAAAGGCGAAAAGCCGTGTCAGTGCCGCCGAGCACCGCTACCTCATGACAGTCATCGCGACCGCTGCAAACCCCCGATTCACCGTGAGCCGGGTGGACATTGACCGCCCCGGTCCCACGTTCACAATCGATACACTGCGGGATTTGCACAACGCCCGCCCCGATGCGGACTTGTTCTTCATCACAGGCGCCGATGCCATGTCCCAGATCATGTCGTGGAAAGACAGCGACGAGCTATGGGATTTGGCCCATTTTGTTGGGGTCACCCGTCCTGGGCATGTGCTCGATGACAGGGGGCGTACCGATGTAAGTTTGTTGGAGGTGCCCGCCATGGCGATCTCTTCAACCGATTGTCGAAAGCGCGTAGCCGAGCAGAACCCGGTTTGGTATCTGGTTCCGGATGGCGTGGTGCAATATATTGCCAAGTACGGCCTGTATGTTCAGCCCGGAACGGATGCCAGCGCAGGCATTGTGCCGGTGACAAAAGAGAACCGAATGAGTAAGTGA
- the rsfS gene encoding ribosome silencing factor yields the protein MTATEQSIELARAAARAASDKLAQNVTAIDVSERLAITDIFFIASAATERQVNAIADGIEDELHKFDLRPVRREGRSSGRWVLLDYADIVFHIQHEEDRVFYALERLYGDCPVVDLQLAQSDPSAKSAEAAEADVEN from the coding sequence GTGACAGCAACAGAACAGTCCATCGAACTTGCACGGGCAGCAGCCCGCGCAGCCTCGGACAAGCTGGCCCAGAATGTAACAGCCATCGACGTCAGCGAACGCCTGGCCATCACCGATATCTTCTTCATTGCATCGGCTGCCACCGAGCGCCAGGTCAACGCAATCGCTGACGGCATCGAAGATGAGCTCCACAAGTTCGACCTGCGCCCGGTGCGCCGCGAGGGGCGCTCCAGCGGCCGTTGGGTGCTGCTTGACTACGCGGACATCGTCTTCCACATTCAGCACGAAGAAGACCGTGTGTTCTACGCACTGGAACGCCTCTACGGTGACTGCCCCGTAGTTGATTTGCAGTTGGCTCAGTCGGATCCTTCGGCCAAGTCTGCCGAAGCTGCTGAAGCAGACGTAGAAAACTAG
- a CDS encoding histidine phosphatase family protein: protein MASTAPERSVLQPAGPRRRVIFWRHGRTSWNAARRFQGQSDIALDAVGESQASRAAGLLAGKLMSTPDAPVRIVSSDLSRAYSTAKALAALTGDDVCVDARLRETFGGEWEGLTFDEIIDTYPEEIRRWQRDQPGIRAGGGETRVEVAQRMVDAILENLQGLPVGGTLVVATHGGATRVALAKLLGLPEDLWRTLSGLSNCHWSVVEESQAEEPQHENSATVRAVPAAWRLLEHNVGTLPEPFEIPEELGEPVED, encoded by the coding sequence ATGGCTTCCACTGCCCCTGAGCGCTCTGTTTTGCAACCCGCCGGTCCTCGCCGGCGGGTTATTTTTTGGCGCCACGGACGTACCTCGTGGAACGCGGCACGCCGCTTTCAAGGGCAAAGCGATATTGCCCTTGATGCGGTCGGGGAGTCGCAGGCTAGCCGGGCGGCCGGGCTTTTGGCGGGCAAGCTTATGTCCACGCCGGACGCACCGGTGCGAATAGTTTCCTCCGACCTCTCTCGCGCCTATTCGACGGCAAAAGCCCTTGCGGCCCTGACCGGCGATGATGTCTGCGTTGACGCCCGGCTCCGCGAAACGTTCGGTGGCGAATGGGAAGGTCTCACCTTCGACGAGATTATCGATACCTACCCCGAGGAGATCCGCCGTTGGCAGCGTGACCAGCCCGGAATCCGTGCCGGCGGGGGAGAGACCCGGGTTGAGGTTGCCCAGCGAATGGTTGACGCCATCCTTGAGAACCTCCAAGGGCTCCCGGTGGGCGGCACCCTGGTGGTGGCAACCCACGGCGGGGCAACGCGCGTGGCCCTGGCCAAACTGCTGGGCTTGCCCGAGGATCTGTGGCGTACTTTGTCAGGGTTGTCCAACTGCCATTGGTCAGTTGTTGAAGAATCACAGGCCGAGGAACCCCAACACGAGAATTCAGCGACGGTCAGGGCAGTTCCTGCCGCATGGCGGTTGCTTGAACACAACGTTGGCACGCTTCCGGAACCCTTTGAAATACCCGAAGAATTGGGCGAACCGGTGGAGGACTAA
- a CDS encoding FadR/GntR family transcriptional regulator: MSTPEPESIPAARSYEAVLTSIEVELREGRLKVGDQLPGERALALKHGISRASVRDAIRVLDSMGVVRTGVGSGPQSGTVVIANPSAGLASALRLHMATNHFPVADIVQTRVMLETWAALEAAVHPRTVEQESSLRGALEAMNAPGLGREEFHVLDAAFHVQLSSLAGNAVVTAMMESLRSAIQGYVSAAIDSDETWAAMVPSLREQHEAIIEAVLANDGSSAARALKDHIEWFHAQTVSATPPPTTQEEPAT, encoded by the coding sequence GTGTCCACGCCAGAGCCTGAATCCATTCCAGCAGCCCGCAGCTACGAAGCCGTGCTGACCAGCATCGAAGTCGAGCTTCGCGAGGGCAGGCTCAAGGTGGGCGATCAGCTGCCCGGAGAGCGGGCCCTGGCGCTCAAACACGGAATTTCCCGGGCCTCCGTGCGTGATGCCATCCGAGTCCTGGACTCCATGGGTGTTGTACGTACCGGCGTTGGCTCCGGACCGCAATCGGGAACCGTGGTAATCGCCAACCCCAGCGCCGGCCTCGCCTCGGCCCTGCGCCTGCACATGGCCACCAATCACTTTCCCGTGGCCGACATTGTGCAGACCCGTGTCATGTTGGAAACCTGGGCGGCGCTCGAGGCCGCCGTGCATCCGCGCACCGTGGAGCAGGAATCCAGCCTCAGGGGCGCCCTGGAAGCCATGAACGCCCCTGGCCTGGGCCGCGAAGAATTCCATGTCCTGGACGCCGCCTTCCACGTGCAGTTGAGCTCGCTGGCGGGCAATGCGGTGGTTACGGCCATGATGGAGTCCCTCCGCTCAGCCATTCAGGGCTATGTCAGTGCCGCCATAGACAGCGATGAGACCTGGGCTGCCATGGTGCCTTCTCTGCGCGAACAACACGAGGCGATCATCGAGGCCGTCCTCGCCAACGATGGCAGCAGTGCTGCAAGGGCCCTTAAAGACCACATCGAGTGGTTCCATGCCCAAACCGTATCCGCCACGCCGCCACCAACCACCCAGGAAGAACCCGCAACATGA
- a CDS encoding YchJ family protein has protein sequence MRCPCNSGEDFQGCCAKYLGGNSDGTVAYPPTAEALMRSRYTAFAVGDTSYLLRTWHPDTRPAELELDPDQQWYLLEILSTSRGGYFDDDGVVGFRASYRSAANRKLRDSLTETSSFIRQGKQWLYVDALEIH, from the coding sequence ATGAGATGCCCTTGCAACAGCGGCGAAGATTTTCAGGGTTGCTGCGCCAAATACCTCGGCGGAAACAGTGATGGGACCGTAGCATATCCGCCCACCGCCGAGGCCTTGATGCGCTCTCGGTATACGGCATTCGCGGTGGGAGACACCAGCTACCTCCTGCGCACCTGGCACCCCGACACGCGTCCCGCAGAACTTGAGCTGGACCCTGACCAGCAGTGGTATTTGTTGGAGATTCTCAGCACAAGTCGCGGCGGCTACTTTGACGACGACGGCGTGGTTGGCTTCCGCGCCAGCTACCGCTCGGCCGCGAATCGAAAACTCCGCGACTCGCTCACCGAAACCAGCAGCTTTATCCGCCAGGGCAAGCAGTGGCTCTACGTCGACGCGTTGGAGATTCACTAA
- a CDS encoding class I SAM-dependent methyltransferase, giving the protein MEQNISSGSPGNRGVMAFDFAQLRRFPDIEAPNLFAHDPTDELILNEAAAALAEAGPGNVVIVGERYGALTLAAGTRHSLTGLRVHQDGLSGELALSNNANALGLAGAYVSLPLDAALFAQATVVLWQLPRSLEEVAEVAELISAHAAANVQVFAGGRIKHMTVAMNAVLEQYFLQVAAGRAWRKSRPLTVAGPREDAPKSSFPRKEFHGEPGLWLCAHGATFGGTKIDQGTRFLLDFIPQMPAQDRAIDLGCGNGTIAAALAMARPGMRITATDQSAAAVASTRATAEANGLTARIEAIRDDALAGFADESAGLIVLNPPFHVGATVHAGIALKLFAEAARVLAPGGELWCVYNRHLQYRGSLEKLVGPTEVAGRNSKFTVTVSRRPIV; this is encoded by the coding sequence GTGGAGCAAAATATCAGCAGCGGCAGCCCAGGGAACCGCGGTGTCATGGCCTTCGATTTTGCGCAATTGCGCCGGTTTCCTGACATTGAGGCACCAAACCTCTTTGCCCACGACCCCACGGATGAACTGATCTTGAACGAGGCAGCAGCTGCCCTCGCCGAGGCTGGTCCGGGAAACGTGGTCATCGTGGGGGAGCGGTACGGTGCGCTGACACTCGCCGCTGGCACACGCCACTCTCTTACGGGGCTGCGGGTCCATCAGGACGGACTTTCGGGCGAGCTCGCCTTGAGCAACAACGCCAATGCGCTGGGCTTGGCTGGGGCCTACGTTTCCCTGCCGCTTGACGCGGCCCTCTTCGCCCAGGCAACTGTGGTGCTTTGGCAGCTTCCGCGCAGCCTCGAGGAGGTTGCCGAGGTTGCTGAACTGATTAGCGCCCATGCGGCCGCCAACGTTCAGGTTTTTGCCGGTGGACGTATCAAGCACATGACAGTGGCCATGAACGCCGTGCTGGAGCAGTACTTTTTGCAGGTGGCGGCCGGCAGGGCGTGGCGAAAGTCCCGCCCACTTACGGTGGCCGGACCGCGGGAGGATGCCCCGAAGTCGAGCTTCCCGCGCAAGGAATTCCATGGCGAGCCTGGCCTTTGGCTCTGCGCCCATGGGGCAACCTTCGGTGGCACCAAGATCGATCAAGGCACCCGCTTCCTGCTTGATTTCATCCCGCAGATGCCCGCGCAGGATCGTGCCATTGACCTTGGCTGCGGCAATGGCACCATCGCTGCCGCGCTGGCGATGGCCCGGCCCGGGATGCGAATCACGGCAACCGACCAATCCGCGGCCGCCGTGGCGTCGACCCGTGCCACGGCCGAGGCCAACGGCTTAACCGCTCGGATCGAAGCCATTCGGGACGACGCACTGGCTGGTTTTGCGGATGAATCCGCCGGGCTGATTGTGCTCAACCCGCCCTTCCACGTGGGGGCCACGGTTCACGCGGGGATCGCCCTGAAACTTTTTGCCGAGGCGGCCCGTGTCCTGGCACCGGGCGGGGAACTTTGGTGCGTCTACAACCGTCACCTGCAGTACCGCGGTTCGTTGGAAAAGCTCGTGGGCCCCACAGAAGTGGCCGGACGCAACAGCAAGTTCACCGTGACTGTTTCACGACGTCCAATTGTGTAG